One genomic segment of Catalinimonas alkaloidigena includes these proteins:
- a CDS encoding DUF5060 domain-containing protein encodes MRNVLFIAFMLMNLNQVFAQNSSIKIEGELKKWHKVTLVCEGPETSEDAEENPFLHYRLNVLFKHATSGKEYLIPGYYAADGHAANSGATEGNSWKVHFAPDETGEWTYEVSFLKGKWVAVREKEEVGESAGYVDQAKGTLSIADTDKNGRDFRGKGRLSYVGERYLKFAETGEYFLKCGADAPENFLAYDGFDGDFKTDGHKDNLVKSWEAHLQDWNEDDPSWGEDKRGKEIIGALNYLANKGMNAVSFLTMNIEGDDQNVFPFVDYDTWDRFDCSKLDQWEILFEHADQIGLFLHFKTMEAENQGLLDNGGIGMYTKLYYRELIARFGHHLALNWNLCEETGDWVKSPQTFPFYPRERLALADYVSSIDPYQHHLVIHNGNWFTPLYGPDSKFTGASLQTNREDFRNVHTSTLKVLQDAEAEGKIWAVACDEPGDAQHSLLPDAEDPVHNDARKNGLWGAMMAGAWGTEWYFGYAHAHSDLTCQDYRSRDLFWDQGKVCLDFFNNNNIQVNLMQSADELLSSEGDYCLAQPGEKYVVYLKNGGEAKLNLEDHEGEYTVMWYNPREGGKMLKGSKKKIKGGSVHSLGLPPNESEQDWAVLITKD; translated from the coding sequence ATGCGAAATGTGCTTTTCATTGCCTTCATGCTGATGAACTTAAATCAGGTTTTTGCTCAAAACTCATCTATTAAGATAGAAGGAGAGTTAAAGAAGTGGCATAAGGTCACCCTGGTCTGCGAAGGCCCTGAAACCTCAGAAGATGCAGAAGAGAACCCCTTTCTTCATTATCGTTTGAATGTTCTTTTCAAGCATGCTACAAGCGGTAAAGAATATCTTATTCCTGGCTACTATGCTGCTGATGGCCATGCGGCAAATAGTGGAGCTACAGAGGGAAATAGCTGGAAAGTACATTTTGCCCCTGACGAAACGGGTGAGTGGACCTATGAAGTTTCTTTCCTCAAAGGAAAATGGGTGGCGGTAAGAGAAAAAGAAGAAGTAGGAGAAAGTGCCGGATATGTAGATCAGGCAAAAGGTACATTGAGCATTGCTGATACCGATAAAAATGGTAGAGACTTCAGAGGAAAAGGCCGGCTTAGCTATGTGGGAGAAAGGTATTTGAAGTTTGCTGAAACGGGAGAGTACTTCCTGAAATGTGGTGCCGATGCTCCTGAAAACTTTCTGGCCTATGATGGCTTTGATGGGGACTTTAAGACTGACGGACATAAAGATAATCTGGTAAAAAGTTGGGAGGCTCATCTGCAGGACTGGAATGAAGATGATCCCAGCTGGGGAGAAGATAAACGAGGGAAAGAGATTATTGGGGCACTAAACTACCTGGCTAACAAGGGCATGAATGCTGTTTCTTTCCTCACCATGAACATAGAAGGTGATGATCAGAATGTTTTTCCCTTTGTTGACTATGATACCTGGGACAGATTTGACTGCTCCAAATTAGACCAGTGGGAAATACTTTTTGAACATGCAGATCAGATAGGGCTTTTCCTGCACTTTAAAACGATGGAAGCAGAAAATCAGGGACTTCTGGACAATGGCGGTATAGGCATGTATACCAAGCTTTATTATCGTGAGCTGATCGCTCGCTTTGGGCATCATCTGGCACTAAACTGGAACCTCTGCGAAGAAACCGGCGACTGGGTAAAGTCCCCCCAAACTTTTCCTTTTTATCCTCGTGAGCGGCTGGCGCTGGCAGATTACGTAAGTTCTATAGACCCCTATCAGCATCATCTGGTTATTCATAATGGCAATTGGTTTACCCCACTTTACGGACCCGATAGTAAGTTCACCGGGGCCTCCTTACAAACCAATCGTGAAGATTTCAGAAATGTTCATACCTCTACCCTAAAAGTACTTCAGGATGCTGAAGCAGAAGGTAAAATCTGGGCAGTCGCTTGTGACGAGCCGGGTGATGCCCAGCACTCACTGCTGCCCGATGCTGAAGATCCCGTACACAATGATGCCCGCAAAAACGGATTATGGGGGGCAATGATGGCAGGTGCCTGGGGTACAGAGTGGTATTTCGGTTATGCCCATGCACACTCTGACCTCACTTGTCAGGACTATAGGTCAAGAGATCTCTTTTGGGATCAGGGCAAAGTATGCCTTGACTTTTTTAATAATAATAACATACAGGTCAACTTGATGCAATCTGCCGATGAACTGCTCAGTAGTGAAGGAGATTACTGTCTGGCTCAGCCGGGTGAAAAGTATGTTGTCTATCTCAAAAATGGAGGAGAAGCCAAACTAAATCTGGAAGATCATGAAGGGGAATACACAGTGATGTGGTACAATCCTCGTGAGGGAGGCAAAATGCTTAAAGGAAGTAAGAAGAAAATAAAAGGAGGAAGTGTGCATTCTTTAGGCCTACCGCCCAATGAGTCTGAGCAGGACTGGGCGGTGTTGATTACAAAAGATTAG
- a CDS encoding AraC family transcriptional regulator: MKAVFEKISNPQASTVTAFSYKEDHFSAPWHYHPECELTCILESEGIRYIGNHISEYQPMDLVLLGENLPHRWKNSDDSTSKASALVIQWSHDIVPEVVDLQGIQMMMANAKKGIFFGKVVAQEILPLMQKMLKPEGNKYIQLLKLLQRLSLVSNYQHLSGDDFSPDLSWETGHRLDIIQHYIEAHYTEKITLSDVAELVSLTESSFSRFFSRVMKKPFFSFINEYRVNRASKLLIETNASVAEIGFSCGYESLPYFYKQFKKIKGYSPLVFRKVYHRESDERGKMYDRFVHQEDS; the protein is encoded by the coding sequence ATGAAAGCGGTATTTGAAAAAATCAGTAACCCCCAGGCCAGTACGGTTACTGCATTTAGCTATAAAGAAGATCATTTTTCTGCCCCCTGGCATTATCATCCTGAGTGTGAGCTTACCTGCATTTTAGAAAGTGAAGGTATAAGGTATATTGGAAATCATATCTCTGAGTATCAGCCGATGGATTTGGTGCTTTTAGGTGAGAACCTTCCACACAGATGGAAAAATTCAGATGATAGTACTTCCAAGGCTAGTGCTTTAGTGATACAGTGGAGTCATGACATTGTTCCGGAAGTGGTTGATCTTCAAGGGATACAAATGATGATGGCAAATGCTAAAAAGGGCATTTTCTTTGGCAAAGTAGTAGCTCAGGAAATTTTACCCTTGATGCAGAAGATGTTAAAGCCTGAGGGCAACAAATACATTCAATTACTTAAGCTATTACAGAGGCTTAGCCTGGTGAGTAATTATCAGCATCTATCTGGTGATGATTTTTCACCAGATTTGTCATGGGAGACAGGACACCGATTGGACATTATCCAGCATTATATTGAGGCACACTACACTGAAAAGATTACGCTTAGTGATGTAGCCGAACTTGTAAGCCTGACTGAATCCTCCTTTTCCAGATTTTTCAGTAGGGTCATGAAAAAACCATTTTTTAGCTTTATTAATGAATACCGGGTAAACAGAGCAAGCAAGCTATTGATAGAAACAAACGCCAGTGTCGCTGAAATAGGCTTTTCCTGTGGATATGAAAGCCTGCCTTATTTTTACAAACAGTTCAAGAAAATAAAAGGCTATTCTCCCTTAGTGTTCCGTAAAGTTTACCATAGGGAAAGTGATGAAAGAGGGAAGATGTACGATAGGTTTGTTCATCAGGAGGATAGTTAG
- a CDS encoding alcohol dehydrogenase catalytic domain-containing protein, with translation MSIFCKAAVAKGNGDFSLETIEVKEPAEDEVLVKVKAAGICHTDYDSLSWGKHVVMGHEGAGLVMKVGNKVKGFEEGDAVIFNWATPCGECFQCRINNFHICEQNSPVAAGANGYTPGHAHLEGTLWNDKPIERSFNLGTLSEYALVKKSALVKFSSQNMPFHSASIISCGVMTGYGSVVNSAQVKAGSSVVVLGAGGVGLNVIQAAKISGAASIIAIDVNPAKLVMAEEFGATNTILANKEDKNLSEAADKVKAMTEGRGADYAFECTAIPALGAAPLAMIRNAGTAVQVSGIEQEITIDMNLFEWDKIYINPLYGKCNPFIDFPKLIKLYEKGDLQLDKLVTRQYAIEDLRQAFDDMLSGKNAKGVITFN, from the coding sequence ATGTCAATTTTTTGTAAAGCGGCTGTTGCCAAAGGAAATGGTGATTTTAGTTTAGAAACCATAGAAGTAAAAGAGCCAGCAGAAGATGAAGTCTTGGTAAAAGTAAAAGCGGCGGGCATTTGCCATACCGATTATGATTCATTGTCCTGGGGCAAACACGTAGTAATGGGACATGAAGGTGCCGGACTGGTAATGAAAGTGGGCAATAAAGTGAAAGGTTTTGAAGAGGGTGATGCGGTCATCTTTAACTGGGCCACGCCCTGTGGTGAATGTTTCCAGTGCAGGATCAACAATTTTCATATCTGTGAACAGAATTCTCCGGTAGCCGCCGGGGCAAACGGTTATACACCAGGGCATGCCCATTTGGAGGGCACTTTATGGAATGACAAACCCATAGAGCGCTCATTTAACCTGGGTACGCTTTCGGAATATGCTTTGGTAAAGAAATCTGCTCTGGTAAAGTTTTCCAGCCAAAATATGCCTTTTCACTCAGCAAGTATTATCAGTTGTGGCGTAATGACCGGTTATGGCTCAGTAGTAAATAGCGCACAGGTGAAGGCAGGCTCAAGTGTGGTAGTTTTAGGTGCGGGAGGAGTAGGGCTTAACGTAATACAGGCAGCAAAAATTTCTGGTGCAGCCAGCATCATAGCCATTGATGTAAATCCGGCAAAGCTGGTGATGGCTGAAGAATTTGGTGCCACCAACACTATACTTGCCAATAAAGAAGATAAGAATTTGAGTGAGGCTGCTGATAAAGTAAAAGCGATGACCGAGGGAAGAGGCGCTGATTATGCTTTTGAGTGTACCGCCATCCCTGCTTTGGGCGCTGCTCCCCTGGCAATGATAAGAAATGCCGGTACAGCAGTGCAGGTAAGTGGTATAGAGCAGGAGATTACTATTGATATGAACCTGTTTGAATGGGATAAAATCTATATCAACCCTCTATACGGCAAGTGTAATCCTTTTATTGACTTTCCTAAACTGATCAAACTGTACGAAAAGGGAGATTTGCAATTAGACAAATTAGTGACCCGCCAGTATGCTATAGAGGATTTGCGGCAAGCTTTTGACGATATGCTTAGTGGCAAAAACGCAAAAGGAGTAATTACTTTCAACTGA
- a CDS encoding alpha/beta hydrolase: MSIFRTTEISDAAYESNGLRFITVKSQHLKGRGDICVFVPEQTSHLKNLPLVLLLHGVYGSAWVWTHKGAAHMTTQQLIRMQKIRPMVLAMPSDGLWGDGTAYQLLASGDYEKWIVEDVPAAVKENIACVSDASPLCISGLSMGGFGALRLGAAYPDIFKAISAHSAITAIEQMPLFVEEPLDLYQEAGQQASSVYLSMEANQGKLPPIRFDCGKDDLLIEYNRELHAKLTKSGISHVYEEFEGGHSWSYWKQHLSDTLLFFDHHLND; encoded by the coding sequence ATGTCAATCTTTAGAACTACAGAAATCTCAGATGCTGCTTATGAAAGTAATGGGCTGCGTTTCATTACCGTTAAATCACAACATCTGAAGGGGAGGGGTGATATCTGTGTTTTTGTGCCGGAGCAGACATCTCATTTGAAAAACCTCCCCCTTGTTCTGCTGCTGCATGGTGTATACGGAAGCGCATGGGTATGGACGCATAAGGGGGCAGCTCATATGACTACCCAGCAACTTATCCGAATGCAGAAAATTAGGCCTATGGTACTGGCTATGCCCTCGGATGGACTTTGGGGAGATGGGACAGCTTATCAATTGCTGGCTTCTGGTGATTATGAAAAATGGATAGTGGAAGATGTGCCTGCTGCTGTAAAAGAAAATATAGCATGCGTTTCAGATGCTTCACCTCTCTGCATTTCGGGACTTTCTATGGGAGGATTTGGTGCTTTAAGGTTAGGAGCTGCTTATCCTGATATTTTTAAAGCGATTTCTGCTCACAGTGCCATCACCGCTATAGAGCAAATGCCGCTCTTTGTGGAAGAGCCGCTTGATCTTTATCAGGAGGCAGGCCAGCAGGCAAGTAGTGTATACTTAAGCATGGAAGCTAATCAAGGCAAGCTGCCCCCCATCCGATTTGACTGTGGAAAAGATGATCTGTTGATAGAATACAATAGAGAACTGCATGCCAAGCTGACGAAGTCAGGTATTTCTCATGTGTATGAAGAGTTTGAGGGGGGGCATAGCTGGAGTTATTGGAAGCAACACCTGTCTGATACGCTCCTTTTCTTTGATCATCACCTCAATGATTAA
- a CDS encoding cytochrome P450 — MKKSELADPFKSARQEKGYGKMNDQIDPVTMVLRLKDVRKTAHDWKKFTSGAVPGRIVVPSEVNIRDTRQIPFEVDPPMHGAYRSIIERWFKRPLEPEYEEKLSQQIQAIINEALAKETIEVVSEFSLPLQSRALTLLLNIPYEEAETWIGWGTHVFRSEGVALDASKANILYEYIDRQLEKASQNPGDDLYSVLLNSEVEGRKLTAEEAKGVMVLTFAGGRDTVINAVTNSIAYFAEHPEALQRLRNEPEIIGKAVEELIRYFSPLTHMGRVVTEDTQVCEHAVKADSRVSLCWASANRDESVFEDADKVVLDRKLNPHVGFGFGHHKCLGATHTRQMMKIFLKNLAEKVERIDILDLKENIEDLDEFKRKVGYDQISVSFKAR, encoded by the coding sequence ATGAAAAAAAGTGAGTTAGCTGATCCATTTAAAAGTGCCCGTCAGGAGAAGGGGTACGGAAAAATGAACGATCAGATTGATCCAGTAACCATGGTGCTGCGACTAAAAGATGTCCGCAAAACAGCGCATGATTGGAAGAAATTTACATCCGGTGCAGTACCGGGCCGTATCGTAGTGCCTTCAGAAGTAAATATTCGCGACACCCGTCAGATTCCTTTTGAAGTGGACCCTCCCATGCATGGAGCATATCGGTCTATTATTGAGCGCTGGTTTAAGCGGCCACTGGAACCTGAATATGAGGAAAAATTGAGCCAACAAATTCAAGCCATTATCAATGAAGCACTGGCAAAAGAAACTATAGAGGTAGTCAGTGAGTTTTCTCTTCCTTTACAGTCTCGTGCCTTAACCTTATTGCTCAATATTCCTTACGAAGAAGCAGAGACCTGGATTGGGTGGGGCACACATGTATTCAGAAGCGAAGGTGTAGCGCTGGATGCATCAAAAGCAAATATCCTTTATGAATACATAGACCGTCAGCTTGAGAAAGCAAGTCAGAATCCGGGAGATGATTTGTACTCCGTACTGCTCAATTCAGAAGTGGAGGGTAGGAAATTAACTGCTGAGGAAGCAAAAGGGGTGATGGTCCTGACCTTTGCCGGTGGTAGAGATACGGTGATCAATGCAGTAACTAATTCAATAGCATATTTTGCTGAGCACCCTGAGGCACTGCAGCGCCTACGTAATGAGCCGGAGATTATTGGTAAAGCTGTGGAAGAGTTGATACGTTACTTTTCTCCCTTGACTCATATGGGACGTGTGGTAACAGAAGATACACAAGTATGTGAACATGCTGTAAAGGCAGACTCCAGAGTTTCACTATGCTGGGCCTCGGCTAACCGTGACGAATCTGTTTTTGAAGACGCTGATAAAGTGGTTTTAGATCGTAAGTTAAATCCGCATGTAGGTTTTGGTTTCGGGCATCATAAATGTCTGGGGGCCACGCACACCCGGCAGATGATGAAAATATTTTTAAAAAACCTGGCCGAGAAGGTAGAGCGCATTGATATTCTTGATCTGAAAGAAAATATTGAGGATCTGGATGAATTCAAACGCAAAGTAGGCTACGATCAGATTAGTGTCAGCTTCAAAGCCCGTTAA
- a CDS encoding 2Fe-2S iron-sulfur cluster-binding protein, whose protein sequence is MAKITFITSDNETITVEGTSGSVMELAVQHGIHGIDGDCGGVCSCATCHVHVAQEHMHKTGAANEIERDMLELDDDADEYSRLACQLQLDEALDNIVLRVAK, encoded by the coding sequence ATGGCAAAAATAACTTTTATCACCAGCGATAACGAAACGATTACAGTAGAAGGAACCTCCGGCTCGGTCATGGAACTGGCAGTGCAACATGGTATACACGGTATTGATGGTGACTGCGGAGGAGTCTGCTCCTGTGCCACATGTCATGTGCATGTAGCACAGGAGCATATGCATAAAACCGGAGCAGCCAACGAAATAGAAAGAGATATGCTGGAGTTGGATGATGATGCAGACGAATACAGCAGGCTGGCTTGTCAGTTGCAGCTTGATGAAGCGCTGGATAATATAGTTTTGAGAGTTGCTAAGTGA
- a CDS encoding NAD(P)/FAD-dependent oxidoreductase, with protein MSINPIDNKVCVVIGASHAGINFAFHLRREGWQGDIIVYDKDPNFPYHKPPLSKAYLANDESIDKHLLKPVESYERDNITLRLGKKVRAINRDEKRIVLSDGNSQQYNKLVIATGARPLIPPIEGINDANKVFPLRSIEDVTHIRETLSSGKSKRVVIIGGGYIGLETAASLSKLGAKVTVVEREDRVLARVTAPCMSAFFHALHADNGVNIVCGKKVVSLQSIDGVKQINCADGSQFEADMVVIGVGIQLNLELAQKAGLVIENGIRVDQSACTNDANIYAIGDCSFHYNPHYDRFIRLESVQNAIDQAKVAASAICGKDTAYDTIPWFWSDQYDVKLQLVGLSTGYDQVLVRHENGDSKRFSVWYFKGDTLLAVDAVNNAKAYVLGTKFIKSGQKLDKVKLANPSVALKPANILRA; from the coding sequence ATGTCAATAAATCCAATAGATAACAAAGTATGTGTAGTCATAGGAGCGAGTCATGCCGGTATTAACTTCGCGTTTCATTTGCGAAGAGAAGGCTGGCAGGGCGATATCATTGTTTACGATAAAGATCCTAATTTCCCATATCACAAACCTCCCTTGTCCAAAGCCTATCTGGCAAATGACGAAAGTATAGACAAGCATCTGCTCAAACCAGTAGAAAGCTATGAAAGAGACAACATCACTTTGCGACTTGGAAAGAAAGTTCGTGCCATCAATCGGGATGAAAAGCGAATTGTATTGAGCGATGGCAATAGCCAGCAATACAATAAACTGGTGATTGCTACCGGAGCAAGGCCTTTGATTCCTCCCATTGAGGGTATCAATGATGCTAACAAGGTTTTTCCATTACGAAGCATTGAAGATGTTACGCATATTCGTGAAACCCTGTCTTCAGGTAAAAGTAAACGGGTAGTGATTATTGGCGGAGGCTATATTGGCCTGGAGACTGCGGCCTCTCTAAGCAAACTTGGAGCGAAGGTAACAGTGGTCGAGCGAGAGGATCGTGTGCTGGCACGTGTCACTGCCCCTTGCATGTCAGCGTTTTTTCATGCATTGCATGCAGATAACGGGGTCAATATAGTATGCGGTAAAAAAGTGGTTTCACTACAATCTATTGATGGTGTGAAGCAAATCAATTGTGCTGACGGCTCACAGTTTGAAGCTGATATGGTCGTCATAGGGGTTGGAATACAGCTAAACCTTGAACTTGCCCAGAAGGCAGGCTTGGTAATTGAAAATGGCATAAGGGTAGATCAGTCCGCATGTACAAATGATGCAAATATATATGCGATAGGGGACTGTAGCTTTCATTATAATCCGCACTACGACCGCTTTATCCGATTGGAGTCTGTACAAAACGCTATTGATCAGGCAAAAGTAGCTGCCTCGGCTATCTGTGGAAAAGATACTGCCTATGATACCATACCCTGGTTTTGGTCAGATCAGTATGATGTTAAACTTCAATTGGTCGGACTCTCTACGGGTTATGATCAGGTGCTGGTCCGTCATGAAAATGGTGATAGTAAACGTTTCTCGGTTTGGTATTTCAAAGGTGACACGCTTTTAGCTGTTGATGCGGTAAACAATGCAAAAGCCTATGTTTTAGGAACCAAGTTTATCAAAAGTGGTCAAAAACTAGATAAGGTTAAGCTAGCCAATCCGTCAGTAGCGCTAAAACCAGCTAATATTTTGAGAGCATAA
- a CDS encoding alpha-L-fucosidase yields MDKIKKGLFFSILCFLLCQEGFSQKYEPNWESLAQYQTPEWFADAKFGIFIHWGPYAVPAFGSEWYGFHMYRSTLTSHVTGIPSDKPNPTYEYHKEHYGKPGKFGYKDFIPLFKGEKFDAAEWIELFYKAGAKYVVPVGEHCDGFAMYESSHTRWNAVDMGPKRDILGELAKEARARNMKIGSSSHLAFGWYWWHYAKGYDTVDPDYRDLYNEPHAYNEKPTKAFKDLWYKRAIEMIDKYQLDLMWFDFGFCTPEYEEYRKELLAHYYNRAEEWNKGVVLNYKRIQYDPIPDGVAVLDLERGKLDRVRDLPWQTDTSIGRNSWSYVEDWENKPASELVDELVDIVSKNGNLLLNIGPKADGSIPEDQQQTLLDIGAWLKVNGEGIYGTRPWHYYGEGPSRSKLGDHTEYNQSEMSEKDIRFTTKENFIYAFVMDVPKEEILIRSMSTAIASLPDKIVNISLMGTEEKVDWEQTHEGLSIAPPKSVLDKDYAYGYKIELEKAPDGIYRAEEKGANQ; encoded by the coding sequence ATGGACAAGATAAAAAAGGGCTTATTTTTTTCTATTCTTTGCTTTCTTCTTTGCCAGGAAGGTTTTTCTCAAAAATATGAACCCAACTGGGAGTCACTGGCACAGTACCAGACCCCTGAATGGTTTGCTGACGCTAAGTTTGGCATTTTCATCCACTGGGGGCCTTATGCGGTACCAGCTTTTGGCAGTGAGTGGTATGGTTTTCATATGTACAGGTCTACGCTTACTTCGCATGTCACAGGTATACCGTCTGACAAACCCAATCCTACTTATGAATATCATAAAGAGCACTATGGTAAACCGGGTAAATTTGGCTACAAAGATTTTATTCCCCTGTTCAAAGGTGAAAAGTTTGATGCTGCCGAGTGGATTGAGCTTTTTTACAAAGCCGGAGCTAAATACGTGGTTCCGGTAGGGGAACATTGCGATGGTTTTGCCATGTACGAATCTAGCCATACCCGCTGGAATGCGGTAGACATGGGACCCAAACGTGACATCCTGGGCGAACTCGCAAAAGAAGCTCGGGCCAGAAATATGAAAATAGGCAGCTCATCTCACCTCGCTTTTGGCTGGTACTGGTGGCATTATGCCAAAGGTTATGATACGGTAGACCCTGACTATCGTGACCTGTACAATGAGCCGCATGCTTACAATGAAAAACCTACCAAAGCTTTTAAAGACCTGTGGTACAAAAGAGCTATAGAGATGATTGATAAATATCAGTTGGATCTGATGTGGTTTGATTTCGGCTTTTGCACACCAGAATATGAAGAGTATCGTAAAGAACTGCTGGCACATTATTACAATCGTGCGGAAGAGTGGAATAAGGGCGTAGTGCTGAACTATAAAAGAATACAGTATGACCCCATACCTGATGGTGTAGCCGTACTAGACCTGGAAAGGGGCAAGTTGGACAGGGTCAGGGATTTGCCCTGGCAGACAGATACCTCTATTGGCAGAAACAGTTGGTCTTATGTAGAAGACTGGGAAAACAAACCTGCCAGCGAACTGGTAGATGAGCTGGTGGATATTGTAAGTAAAAATGGAAACCTACTACTCAATATCGGGCCTAAAGCTGATGGAAGTATCCCTGAAGATCAGCAACAGACCTTACTGGACATAGGTGCCTGGCTAAAAGTGAATGGTGAAGGTATATACGGCACCCGACCCTGGCACTATTACGGTGAGGGACCCTCTCGCTCAAAATTAGGAGACCATACCGAATACAATCAAAGCGAAATGTCTGAAAAAGACATACGCTTTACGACCAAAGAAAACTTTATCTACGCATTTGTCATGGATGTACCGAAGGAGGAGATTCTGATCAGGTCAATGTCTACTGCCATAGCCTCACTACCAGATAAGATTGTTAACATCAGCCTGATGGGTACGGAAGAAAAAGTAGACTGGGAGCAGACTCATGAAGGGCTGAGCATCGCACCACCAAAAAGTGTATTGGATAAAGATTATGCTTACGGCTATAAAATTGAACTGGAAAAAGCACCCGACGGCATTTACCGTGCAGAAGAAAAAGGGGCGAATCAGTAA
- a CDS encoding sulfatase-like hydrolase/transferase, with protein MKPVFLTILILLINQLGYAQQPNILWITIEDTSPQFIACYGNEDASTPVIDQLAEEGVRFTNAFSTGTVCSPSRSTIITGARTYAMGTGNHRSNYPVPDFIKGFPYYLKQAHYYVTNNSKTDYNVANEKAFIEEAWHESSNQAGWWNREPGQAFFSIFNYNESHQSRTMTNPYEWYRKEVYEQLPAQERIEEDEFDMPPFYHDSPEMRKQFARVYNSIKLTDNRVGELLDRLREDQLMDSTIIFFYADHGEGIPRGKTNGINLGYRVPFIVWFPPMYEHLSPWGTGTVTDELVSFEDLAPTIISLAGAEVPEHMKGRVLIGEDRDEPVDQLFLSSDRSDNGIDMVRTVTDGRYVYSRNYMPYMPQARYIRYMEIGDIKQQMRADLKANKLNELQQSLFEERPAEFLYDIESDLWETDNLVEETEHQLRIREMRQALEANILAQKDVLFLPEYEIGLISQSTTPYTFRQSASDYPLKEIYAAASLSGQRGESIMKQQLELLKHPNKIVRYWAAIGLRSQNKGMLKDCETQLTEAMQDDYPPVALTAAAIVYDNFSSPEATEKLKSYCKHKNNDLALMAINYLLYVQKPEPFVQTVREVKDNVAINYNVSAASKDFLGRLGLIPNTFEYK; from the coding sequence ATGAAACCTGTTTTTCTGACGATTCTGATTCTATTAATAAACCAGTTGGGTTATGCACAACAGCCCAATATATTGTGGATTACCATTGAAGACACATCTCCGCAGTTTATTGCTTGCTATGGCAATGAAGATGCCAGCACACCGGTCATAGATCAGTTAGCAGAAGAAGGGGTGCGATTTACCAATGCATTCTCTACTGGTACGGTTTGCTCACCGAGCCGCTCTACCATCATTACAGGTGCAAGGACCTATGCCATGGGTACCGGCAATCATAGAAGCAACTATCCCGTGCCGGATTTCATCAAAGGCTTTCCGTACTATTTAAAACAGGCGCACTATTATGTGACTAACAATAGTAAAACAGACTATAATGTAGCAAATGAAAAAGCTTTTATAGAGGAAGCCTGGCACGAAAGCTCTAATCAGGCAGGTTGGTGGAACAGAGAGCCAGGGCAGGCTTTCTTTTCTATCTTCAATTACAATGAATCACATCAGTCTCGTACCATGACCAATCCTTATGAATGGTATCGTAAGGAAGTATATGAGCAGTTGCCTGCTCAGGAAAGGATAGAGGAAGATGAATTTGACATGCCTCCCTTTTACCATGATAGCCCGGAAATGCGTAAACAGTTTGCCCGTGTATATAATAGTATTAAGCTGACTGACAACAGAGTTGGTGAGCTTTTAGACCGCTTGCGGGAAGACCAGCTGATGGACAGTACCATTATCTTTTTTTATGCAGATCACGGAGAGGGCATACCCCGGGGAAAAACGAACGGTATCAATCTAGGCTATCGGGTCCCCTTCATCGTATGGTTTCCTCCTATGTATGAGCATCTGTCACCCTGGGGCACAGGAACGGTTACCGATGAACTGGTCAGCTTTGAAGATCTGGCACCCACCATCATCAGCCTGGCAGGGGCTGAAGTTCCTGAACATATGAAAGGAAGGGTGCTTATTGGCGAAGACAGAGATGAGCCAGTAGATCAATTATTTCTCTCTTCAGACCGATCAGATAATGGTATTGATATGGTGAGAACCGTTACGGACGGCCGTTATGTGTACTCTCGTAATTATATGCCCTATATGCCACAGGCCCGCTACATCAGGTATATGGAAATTGGAGATATTAAACAGCAAATGCGAGCAGACTTAAAAGCCAATAAGCTGAATGAGCTTCAGCAAAGTTTGTTTGAAGAACGCCCTGCGGAGTTTCTATACGATATTGAAAGCGATCTGTGGGAAACTGATAATCTGGTAGAAGAAACAGAACATCAATTACGCATACGGGAGATGCGACAGGCTTTGGAAGCCAATATTCTGGCCCAGAAAGATGTGTTGTTTCTACCCGAATACGAAATCGGTCTCATCTCCCAAAGTACTACTCCCTACACCTTCAGACAGTCAGCATCAGACTATCCTTTAAAAGAAATTTATGCTGCCGCAAGTTTGTCTGGTCAGAGGGGTGAAAGTATTATGAAGCAACAGCTGGAATTGCTGAAGCATCCCAATAAAATTGTTCGCTACTGGGCAGCAATAGGCCTCAGGTCTCAGAACAAGGGAATGCTCAAAGATTGTGAAACCCAGCTCACTGAAGCTATGCAGGATGATTACCCACCTGTAGCCCTTACTGCTGCCGCCATAGTTTACGATAATTTCTCTAGTCCGGAGGCTACTGAAAAATTGAAAAGCTACTGTAAACATAAAAACAATGATCTGGCCCTGATGGCGATTAACTACTTATTATATGTTCAGAAGCCCGAGCCCTTTGTGCAGACTGTGCGCGAGGTGAAAGATAATGTAGCTATTAACTATAATGTCTCTGCTGCCAGTAAGGACTTTTTAGGTCGTCTTGGCCTCATTCCTAATACTTTTGAATATAAATAA